One Candidatus Nitrotoga arctica genomic window, TCGAAAAATTGGGTGCGCGCGTAATCGTGTTGCCGGATGTGTGTGGGCGTGTAGATCTAATTGCGATGCTACGCGATCTGGCTGCAAGCGGCTGCAACGAAGTGCTGGTGGAAGCCGGTAGTATATTGAATGGTGCGCTGCTCCAGGCAGGACTGGTGGATGAGTTGGTGCTTTATGTGGCACCGCAGTTGCTGGGTGACATGGCGCGCGGTATGGCGCAACTGGGTGAATTAACGATGCTGGACCAGCGCGTGGAACTGGAATGGCAGGATGTGCGTAATGTCGGTAAGGATTTGCGTATCGTGGCACGAGTGAAGCATGCATAAAAGAATATTTATTCGGGCATACATCACGTAAGAATTACCGCTCACAACGATTGTTTATTTTACTGAACAGGTGAGCTCATACAGCTAGATTAAAGATACTCGCAGGGGAGTGAAAATCAATTCAAGCGTAGTAGAAACATATTAAAAAACCAATCCAAATGTGACCTGTGTGGAACAAAATTTCGATGAAATTGTTTCTATCGGCTGAACAAAAAATCCTCTCTGTTGCTGAAAATAAAAATGAATAGCCGACTATTTAAATATTTTCCAGTTATTGAAATGTTTCACCTGAAAATAGTAATAAAGGAGAACATCCGGTCATGCGTAATCAACATATATATGCAATATTCTGGACAAATTTAATTGAGTTCATTATGCAAGCCAAACATCTATGGAAAGAATTGTTGGCATACGTTAAGTTGCATGCATCCAACGAAATTAGAATAAAACATGTTTAGTGGCATCATCGCAGATGTAGGTATCATTGAATGCACGGAAGACCGTGATGGAGGCTTGGATCTCTCCGTAATCACTCGTGCGCTCGGCATGGAAGACGTGCAACTTGGCGACAGCATGGCTGTGAACGGCGTGTGTCTGACTGTCGTAAAAATTGAGGGTAATCGTTTCAGCGTAAATGTCTCGCGCGAGACATTGAATTGTACGGTCGGGCTGATTGAGGGTGTTCGTGTCAATCTGGAAAAAGCGCTGCGCTTGGCTGACCGGCTGGGCGGGCATCTGGTGAGTGGCCATGTGGATGGCGTGGGCGAGGTAGTGGAATTCACCGACCTAAATGAAAGCTGGAAACTTAGCGTGCGTGTGCCGCAATTATTGGCAAAATACATCGCGGTAAAAGGTTCCATCACAATCAATGGGGTGAGCCTGACAGTGAATCAGGTTGAAGGTGATGTGTTCAGCGTAAATTTGATTCCGTACACATTAGAGGTAACCACGCTGAATGAATTGCGTGCTGGCGATAAGGTCAATGTGGAAATTGACCTTATCGCGCGTTACGTTGAACGTATTATGCAGGCACGAGGTTAGTAAACATGACAGATATTGCACCGATACAAGAGATTATTGCCGAAATCCGCGCCGGAAACATGGTGGTGCTGGTGGACGAAGAAGACCGTGAGAACGAAGGCGATCTATTGTTTGCCGCCGAATTTGTTACGCCTGAGAAAATAAATTTCATGGCCAAGCATGGGCGCGGACTGATTTGTCTTACATTGACCGACACGCATTGCAAGCAACTTAACCTGCCATTAATGGTGCGCGACAATGGTTCACCGTTGGGTACCAATTTCACACTTTCCATTGAAGCGGCGAGCGGTGTGACGACGGGGATTTCTGCAACCGATCGTGCGCGCACCGTGCAGGTTTCCGTGAATAAAAATGCCAAGCCTGCTGACATCGTACAGCCGGGACATATTTTCCCGCTGATGGCGCAGAAAGGCGGTGTACTGGTGCGCGCTGGTCATACCGAAGCGGGTTGTGATTTGGCGCAATTGGCGGGGCTGACCCCCGCCTCGGTTATCTGCGAAATCTTAAAAGATGACGGCGAGATGGCACGTTTGCCCGACCTGATAGCCTTCGCGCAACTGCATGGCTTGAAAATCGGCACCATCGCCGACCTGATCGAACATCGTAGCCAGCATGAAAAGTTGGTTGAGCGCGTGGCAAAACGTACCGTGCAAACTGCTTATGGCGTGTTTGATCTAATCAGCTATGTGGACAAAACTACGCAGCGCACCCATCTGGCTTTGGTTAAGGGTGACATCCAGCCGCAAATTGAGACCCTGGTGCGCGTGCATGAACCACTATCAGTTCTGGATTTTCTGGAACAGGCAAGTTTCAAGAATTCAATCAGTGTGCATGATGCAATGCTGAAAATTAGTCTCTCATCCGCCGGAGTGTTGGTGTTATTGCATCGCAACGAAACCTCGAGTGACTTGTTAGCGCGTGCTGTAGTAATGCCTGAGGCACACCATATTCCCCAGTGGGATTTACGCAGTTACGGCATTGGTGCGCAGATTCTGCGCGATCTGAATGTCGGCAAAATGCGCCTGCTTGCTACCCCGCGCAAGCTACCGAGCATGACGGGATTTGGTTTGGAAGTTGTGGGTTATGCACAACCCGAATAAATCGGGAGCATCTCCAATTACTCGTCACATTACAAGCTCTTCCAGTCTTTCCTGACCAAGGTAAGCTGGGCGGGCTATCAGGATAAATTATGAAAGAAATCGAAAAGAATCTGAACGGCGCGGGAATGCGTATTGGCATCGTACAAAGCCGCTTCAATCCTGTGATTTGCGAAGGTCTTCTGGCTGCCTGCCGAGCGCAGCTTATCCAGCAAGGTGTCAGCGATGCGGATATTACACTGGTAAGCGTACCAGGTGCATTGGAAATCCCGTTGGTGCTGCAACGCATGGCGCAAAGCGGAAGGTTCGACGCGCTTATCGCACTGGGTGCGGTAATTCGCGGGGACACTTACCACTTCGAAATTGTGGCAAATGAATCCGCACGCGGGGTAAGCGAAGTGCAACTGCATGGCGGCTTGCCCATCGCCAATGCCATTCTCACAACCGATGTCGATGAGCAGGCAGAGGAGCGTATGAATACTAAAGGCATGGAAGCTGCACTAGTAGCGATTGAGATGGCAAATTTATTGAAGGAATTGGCATGAGCGAACCCGCAACCAAGGCGAAAGCACTTCCCAAAAGTTCCCGCCGCCGCTCGCGCGAACTAGCTTTGCAGGGTATCTATCAGTGGCGCTTGACTAACGACGACCAAGAGCAAATCGAAAAACAGATTCGCGCTGAAAAGGGGATGGGGCGCTACGATGCGGAGTTTTTCAGTAAGCTGCTGCGTGGCGTACTGACACAACATACCGAACTTGAGACGGTTGTTGCCATGCATCTTGATCGCACCCTGGATGAACTCAGTCCAGTTGAGTTTTCTGTGCTGCTGATCGGCGCATATGAATTAATATATCATCCAGAAATTCCCTATCGTGTGGTTATCAACGAAGCGGTAGAACTTGCCAAAACCTTTGGTGGTACAGACGGACACAAGTTCGTTAACGGCGTTCTGGACAAAGTGACCGCGCAAGTTCGCGCAGTTGAAGTAGGCGGAGATAGCGGCAAAATTGTCGTGTGAAGGTGGTTGCAGGCGTATCAGCCCTGCAAGGTCAAACAAATCAATTCTCCATTCTAATCACAGAAACGTCCTCAGCTTACCGCTCCAATTATTAACTTTACGCCGGTAGCTAAACCGTCACGCTTGGAGCAAGCGCCAACTATTTGTTACTTCCGATGACAATTTCCATACGGAGTCGAAGAAACAGAGACTCATCGCACTTACCGGCCCCCAAGCCCGGTAGATACCGTCTTTAAAGTCAAGTATTTTTCAAGTAATCGTGTTGATACGGCTGTTTGTTGGCCAAATTCTGTCGGCTGACCGAGCCTGCCAGGATGTGGTGGGCCGCCGTTTGTCCGAGCGGATCGCACAAAGCCAATTGGAAAGTTTCTATACACCGCGCATGTGATCAGTAATGTTGTACATATTATTTAGCCCTTCGTCCCATACTTGGTTACTTAATTCGCCGGTAGTGTGCTGTCATGAAATTGTGCCACTTCCCGTCATCGCCTAGGGAGTTTGAAGATAGCACGCGATGATCATCATTTATAAATTCGATCACGTCCTTATACTTAGCTCCATCCGCCCCAGCTGTAAAGCTTGGGCCTTCTGTGTTCAGCGTCAATTTATTGCCTGTCGAATCCAATTCGCCCTCATAAATCCACATATGAGGCATCATTGATCCTATAAAAGTACCTATGTACCGCTTTTTAACTGGATCATAGCCAAGCGTCATGATCGTCAATGTTCCCCCACCGTGTATTTCAGAATGTCCTTCACATAAAAACCAAAGGCCACCAAGTGACCGAACGCTTTGCATCCCTGTGAGGCTCACCGGCGGCTGACCTTCATATATCCACTCCCCGACAAGTTTTTGCAACCACTGGTGTTCTTTTTGCGGTTTGGAATTCATTGATGCCCCCTTAAATGTGACGAGATACGCAGAAAAACTCGGTCATGTAACTTTGCGCTTTCAGGTTTGCGTAGTTTATATAAAAACCAAACCATATAACATCTAATAATAAGGTGATGCACAAAAAAGTGAATAAGCAAATTGCTTATTTTGGAGACATAGAAATTTTAATATGCGAGCATGGCAACGTGTTTAATGGGCTGATTGGATTTTATGCTTAGGTAGGCTCCCCCTGTGTCAGGCTAGTTGTCGCCTCAAAATTTAACTATGAGGCGTGGAGGCAACAATGGGAATACGTTATTCAGCAACCTTGTATCTACCGGGTTCCTCAGCTCCATACATGGGCCCCTATTTTTGCCAAGCTTTCAATCGATTATTTTGAGGGCAGGTAAAAATTGCAGCCATACATCCGGATTTTTGTGAGGTTACCAATTTTTAAGTTACCCATAATTTCTGCTAGGCTTACAGCACGCAATACAGGAAATTTACCATGATCAACGCCTACACACTCAGCAACGGCCGTCTGAGTAAAATACATGTGGATGAGCAAGATGACCTTCGCACCGATCATCCGATATGGATTGACGTTGTTGCACCCACTGACGAGGAGCGTAAATGGATAGAGCAAGCTTATCACTTGACTTTGCCAAAGCCCGAGCATCTACGAGATATCGAGGCCAGCGCACGATTCCATGAGGAAAACGATGAGCTGCATTTGCGCTCCGATTTCCTGCTCGGCAAAGAAAGTAGTTCACGCAGTGTCACTGTGGCTTTTGTGCTGTCCGGTAACACTCTTTTCAGCGTGCATGAGGAAGACTTGCCGGTGTTTTACCAAAGGCGTTTGACAAACCACGGGCAGCCAGACGATCTGGAGGACTGCAAGGATGTGCTGATTAATTTGTATTCAATGGATATGGAGTTCTCCGCCGATGCGCTGGAAGGAGTGTATGCCGATCTGGGGCAAGTGAGCAGCAAGGTACTCAATGCCAAGCTCAGCGACAAGCATGCTTCTTCCGTATTGATCAATATCGCACATGCTGAGCACCTCAATGGGAGTATACGCCGCAACGTCATGGATACTCGCAGAGCAATATCTTTTCTGATGCGCAGTAAACTGCTCACGCCTATACAAATTGACGATGTGCGCCAAATCATGCAGGACATCGACTCACTGGACGGGCACACCAGTTTCCTGTTCGACAAGATCAACTTCCTGATGGTCGCGACCATCAGCTTTATTAACGTCAACCAGAACAAAGTTGTGCGCCTGTTCTCCGTGTCCTCGGTGGCACTGTTGCCGCCGGTGCTTATTGCCTCCATCTATGGCATGAATTTCGCGCATATGCCTGAACTCAACTGGAGCCTGGGTTATCCCTTTGCACTTTTGTTAATGGCGTTGTCGGTGGTGGTGCCATTCTGGATATTCCATCGCAAGGGTTGGTTGAAATAGCCCCGTTGGGCTTCATTTCATTCAGCACAACCTAGCTTAGCGTTGAAGGCATTGGCTTCTTCATCCTTGAGTTCTCCTCGAATGGTGTTCGCCAGTTCTTTCGTCCATTGTGCAAAATCAGGCAGATATTCTTTCGTAATGACCTTGACACTGCAACCGATGTAATCCGGGATATGTGCAGAGAATAGAAACTCACTGTTTAAGACCTCAATGAGTTCCAATTCTCCATCTTGTTTTCGAGAGCACTCGAACAAAGGCGAGTCTATGACAATGACCGGGAAGGCGAATGCGAAGCGAGGAATTGACGAGGAAGCTCTATCCTGTGATGTTGGGCTTCGCAAGCTCAGCGCCAACCTACGGTAGCCCAGGCTACGCTTGCTGAGGGCTCTAGCCATTTGTGAAGTGCAACAGCGTATGTTGGAATGTTAGAACTGACCCCGTGCGTTCTGTGCGTTCTGTGCGTTCTGTGCGTTCTGCGTTCTGCGCTGACCCCGTGCGTTCTGCAATTGCTGTAAGTTCTTTCGGAAATGGGAAGAACTCCTTTTTCAGCTCATCCGAAATGAAATCGCTCGGCACTTGCACGGTACATATATCCACAAAATCGTCACGCGAATGAATTAGCCAATCCGATATTTCAATCGGGGGGGAATTGACTCCGCAAAGCAGAATTACTATGTCTCGCTCGCTTCGCAGTTCTTCGATCTTCCGAAAAACATGTTCGGCTGTCACAAGGAATCGCTGTTGGCCCGATCCGATAAAAAATACAGTACCGCCCGTTAGACAGCCCATCATGTTCTTGGAATGCTTCGGATAAACAAGAAGGATTCCGACGAACGGTAGTAATTGATTCACTAAAGTTTTATATGCCACAGTATTCATCATAGGTCTAACGTTTGAGGTTACCAATTTTTAAATTACCCATAATTTCTGCTAGGCTTACAGCATACGCAATACAGGAAATTTACCATGATAAACGCCTACACACTCAGCAACGGCCGTCTGAGTAAAATACATGTGGATGAGCAAGATGACCTTCGCACCGATCATCCGATATGGATTGACGTTGTTGCACCCACTGACGAGGAGCGTAAATGGATAGAGCAAGCTTATCACTTGACTCTGCCAAAGCCCGAGCATCTACGAGATATTGAGGCCAGCGCACGATTCTATGAGGAAAACGATGAGCTGCATTTGCGCTCCGATTTCCTGCTCGGCAAAGAGAGTAGTTCACGCAGTGTCACTGTGGCTTTCGTGCTGTCCGGCAATACTCTTTTCAGCGTGCATGAAGAAGACTTGCCGGTGTTTTACCAAAGACGTTTGACCAACCACGGGCAACCGGATGATCTGGAGGACTGCAAGGATGTGCTGATTAATTTGTATTCAATGGATGTAGAGTTCTCCGCCGATGCGCTGGAAGGGGTGTATGCCGATCTGGGGCAAGTGAGCAGCAAGGTACTCAATGCCAAGCTCAGCGACAAGCATGCTTCTTCTGTATTGATCAATATCGCACATGCTGAGCACCTCAATGGGCGTATACGCCGCAACGTTATGGATACTCGCAGAGCAATATCCTTTCTGATGCGTAGTAAATTGCTCACGCCTACACAAATGGACGATGTGCGCCAGATCATGCAAGATATCGACTCACTGGACGGACACACCAGTTTCCTGTTCGACAAGATCAACTTCCTGATGGTCGCAACCATCAGCTTTATTAACGTCAACCAGAACAAGATTGTGCGCTTGTTCTCCGTATCCTCGGTGGCGCTGCTGCCACCGGTACTGATCGCTTCCATCTATGGCATGAATTTCGCGCATATGCCCGAACTCAACTGGAGCTTGGGTTATCCCTTTGCACTTTTGTTAATGGCGTTGTCGGTGGTGGTGCCATTCTGGATATTCCATCGCAAGGGCTGGTTGAAATAGAGCGGTTGGGCTTCATTTCATACAGTCCAGCCTACCGAGCTGAGTGGTCTTGCCATGTGCGAAGTTTAAGATGG contains:
- the corA gene encoding magnesium/cobalt transporter CorA, with amino-acid sequence MINAYTLSNGRLSKIHVDEQDDLRTDHPIWIDVVAPTDEERKWIEQAYHLTLPKPEHLRDIEASARFYEENDELHLRSDFLLGKESSSRSVTVAFVLSGNTLFSVHEEDLPVFYQRRLTNHGQPDDLEDCKDVLINLYSMDVEFSADALEGVYADLGQVSSKVLNAKLSDKHASSVLINIAHAEHLNGRIRRNVMDTRRAISFLMRSKLLTPTQMDDVRQIMQDIDSLDGHTSFLFDKINFLMVATISFINVNQNKIVRLFSVSSVALLPPVLIASIYGMNFAHMPELNWSLGYPFALLLMALSVVVPFWIFHRKGWLK
- a CDS encoding riboflavin synthase, which translates into the protein MFSGIIADVGIIECTEDRDGGLDLSVITRALGMEDVQLGDSMAVNGVCLTVVKIEGNRFSVNVSRETLNCTVGLIEGVRVNLEKALRLADRLGGHLVSGHVDGVGEVVEFTDLNESWKLSVRVPQLLAKYIAVKGSITINGVSLTVNQVEGDVFSVNLIPYTLEVTTLNELRAGDKVNVEIDLIARYVERIMQARG
- the ribH gene encoding 6,7-dimethyl-8-ribityllumazine synthase; the encoded protein is MKEIEKNLNGAGMRIGIVQSRFNPVICEGLLAACRAQLIQQGVSDADITLVSVPGALEIPLVLQRMAQSGRFDALIALGAVIRGDTYHFEIVANESARGVSEVQLHGGLPIANAILTTDVDEQAEERMNTKGMEAALVAIEMANLLKELA
- the nusB gene encoding transcription antitermination factor NusB — translated: MSEPATKAKALPKSSRRRSRELALQGIYQWRLTNDDQEQIEKQIRAEKGMGRYDAEFFSKLLRGVLTQHTELETVVAMHLDRTLDELSPVEFSVLLIGAYELIYHPEIPYRVVINEAVELAKTFGGTDGHKFVNGVLDKVTAQVRAVEVGGDSGKIVV
- the corA gene encoding magnesium/cobalt transporter CorA produces the protein MINAYTLSNGRLSKIHVDEQDDLRTDHPIWIDVVAPTDEERKWIEQAYHLTLPKPEHLRDIEASARFHEENDELHLRSDFLLGKESSSRSVTVAFVLSGNTLFSVHEEDLPVFYQRRLTNHGQPDDLEDCKDVLINLYSMDMEFSADALEGVYADLGQVSSKVLNAKLSDKHASSVLINIAHAEHLNGSIRRNVMDTRRAISFLMRSKLLTPIQIDDVRQIMQDIDSLDGHTSFLFDKINFLMVATISFINVNQNKVVRLFSVSSVALLPPVLIASIYGMNFAHMPELNWSLGYPFALLLMALSVVVPFWIFHRKGWLK
- a CDS encoding DUF1579 domain-containing protein is translated as MNSKPQKEHQWLQKLVGEWIYEGQPPVSLTGMQSVRSLGGLWFLCEGHSEIHGGGTLTIMTLGYDPVKKRYIGTFIGSMMPHMWIYEGELDSTGNKLTLNTEGPSFTAGADGAKYKDVIEFINDDHRVLSSNSLGDDGKWHNFMTAHYRRIK
- the ribBA gene encoding bifunctional 3,4-dihydroxy-2-butanone-4-phosphate synthase/GTP cyclohydrolase II is translated as MTDIAPIQEIIAEIRAGNMVVLVDEEDRENEGDLLFAAEFVTPEKINFMAKHGRGLICLTLTDTHCKQLNLPLMVRDNGSPLGTNFTLSIEAASGVTTGISATDRARTVQVSVNKNAKPADIVQPGHIFPLMAQKGGVLVRAGHTEAGCDLAQLAGLTPASVICEILKDDGEMARLPDLIAFAQLHGLKIGTIADLIEHRSQHEKLVERVAKRTVQTAYGVFDLISYVDKTTQRTHLALVKGDIQPQIETLVRVHEPLSVLDFLEQASFKNSISVHDAMLKISLSSAGVLVLLHRNETSSDLLARAVVMPEAHHIPQWDLRSYGIGAQILRDLNVGKMRLLATPRKLPSMTGFGLEVVGYAQPE